Proteins encoded by one window of Arachis ipaensis cultivar K30076 chromosome B04, Araip1.1, whole genome shotgun sequence:
- the LOC107638663 gene encoding uncharacterized protein LOC107638663 (The sequence of the model RefSeq protein was modified relative to this genomic sequence to represent the inferred CDS: added 62 bases not found in genome assembly): MSQLGDILQTEPRTILGLLTEQMDAAADGPPRTRTRRTFKDRLGFIGIGCCGATWRFRSESITVRHEDQEQQQQPQQQHQQHQPLLLESNQARDPNRFGPDCVSPTPASSGMNLAAALAAERQLRGPPQEAEGGERRGVPWRVSLMRLLEETDGGDAEVSSAAKTSDEDKISGSGGGGVGNDWVCCVCMGRKKGAAFIPCGHTFCRVCSRELWLNRGSCPLCNRSILEILDIF; this comes from the exons ATGAGTCAACTCGGCGATATTCTTCAGACGGAGCCAAGGACGATTCTCGGATTGTTGACGGAGCAAATGGACGCCGCCGCCGATGGACCGCCGCGCACCAGGACCAGGCGCACCTTCAAGGACCGTTTAGGATTCATCGGCATCGGCTGTTGCGGTGCCACGTGGCGATTCCGTTCTGAGTCCATAACGGTCAGGCACGAAGACCAAGAACAACAGCAACAGCCACAGCAACAGCATCAACAGCACCAACCGCTTCTTCTTGAATCGAATCAGGCTCGAGATCCGAACCGTTTTGGACCTGACTGCGTGTCTCCGACTCCTGCCAGTTCCGGTATGAACCTTGCGGCGGCGT GTGCCGTGGAGGGTGTCGCTGATGAGGCTGCTGGAGGAGACCGACGGCGGCGATGCAGAGGTTAGTTCGGCGGCGAAGACATCGGATGAAGATAAGATAAGtggaagtggtggtggtggtgtgggAAATGATTGGGTGTGCTGCGTGTGCATGGGGAGGAAGAAAGGCGCGGCGTTCATACCATGTGGTCACACTTTTTGCAGGGTTTGTTCAAGGGAGCTGTGGCTCAACCGAGGCTCTTGTCCCCTTTGCAATCGTTCCATTCTCGAGATTCTCGACATTTTctga